Proteins encoded in a region of the Planococcus citri chromosome 1, ihPlaCitr1.1, whole genome shotgun sequence genome:
- the ArfGAP3 gene encoding ADP-ribosylation factor GTPase-activating protein 2 isoform X1: MALEGPSKTDIQLVFKRLRAIPTNKVCFDCNAKNPTWASVTYGVFICLDCSAVHRSLGVHLSFVRSTQLDTNWTWLQLRQMQLGGNASASSFFRQHNCTSNDAQQKYNSRAAQLYKDKLSQSATQALKTYGTQLMIDNVNQGNIEDSSEKEEPDFFEEHSNSDNINSKIDQSPALSAKKINLNESISNAPTIAPSVENAFSSNINTEKSHIIGVRSTTAKRSTLGGKKGGLGAQKVKTNFADIERDAALADQIKFSEKQESVKVEDTDNQVQSVRLAYQDLSIQQKKEEDKLKQIDPKKAEQVERLGMGFNTKSGVSHSAFNDMKTLEVDEPVKKDVYSMLDRSDEDDFFERFTSIPEIGSLLAESKSKKKSSYEKASYDAYDTDILSIDRSNNDYSSKVVWEEPKSYSIPKTTSTAQAQKSAKSSTSISSNSSGEAQKKFGAAKSISSAQYFGDNNNSGDDRMNLCQFEGSTSISSADLFGRPSMENSGIQAPDFDDVKESVRLGVTKVAGKLSSLANGVMSSIQERYGNY; the protein is encoded by the exons ATGGCTCTCGAAGGACCAAGTAAAACCGATATTCAATTGGTGTTTAAACGTCTTCGTGCTATCCCTACGAACAAG gTTTGTTTCGACTGTAATGCCAAGAACCCCACTTGGGCAAGTGTTACTTACGGCGTTTTCATTTGTCTGGATTGCTCAGCGGTACATCGCAGCTTGGGAGTACACTTATCTTTTGTACGATCTACGCAATTGGACACTAATTGGACATGGTTGCAGCTTCGACAGATGCAATTAGGTGGAAATGCCAGCGCG agttcattttttcgacAGCACAACTGTACTTCAAATGATGCCCAGCAAAAATACAATTCTAGGGCCGCTCAGTTGTACAAAGATAAATTATCTCAAAGTGCTACGCAAGCTCTCAAAACCTACGGAACTCAA CTCATGATAGACAACGTCAATCAAGGAAATATCGAAGATTCGTCCGAAAAAGAAGAGCCTGATTTCTTTGAAGAGCATTCAAATTCTGATAATATCAAtagtaaaattgatcaaagtccTGCTCTGTCTGCCAAAAAG ATAAACCTGAACGAATCCATTTCCAATGCTCCAACAATTGCTCCCAGTGTCGAAAATGCCTTTTCTTCGAACATCAATACTGAAAAATCCCATATAATTGGAGTGCGTTCTACAACCGCGAAAAGATCAACT CTTGGCGGTAAAAAGGGTGGTCTCGGTGcccaaaaagtgaaaactaaTTTCGCTGATATCGAAAGAGACGCCGCTCTCGcagatcaaatcaaattttcagagaaaCAAGAATCGGTCAAAGTGGAAGATACGGATAATCaa GTTCAGTCAGTGAGACTTGCGTATCAAGATTTGAgcattcaacaaaaaaaagaggaagataAACTGAAACAAATTGATCCCAAAAAAGCAGAACAGGTCGAAAGGTTGGGGATGGGATTCAATACAAAGTC CGGTGTGAGCCATTCCGCTTTTAATGATATGAAAACGTTAGAAGTTGACGAGCCTGTGAAGAAAGATGTATACAGTATGTTAGACCGTTCGGATGAAGATGACTTCTTTGAACGTTTCACCAGTATTCC AGAAATAGGATCACTGCTTGCTGAATCTAAAAGTAAGAAGAAGTCCAGTTACGAAAAGGCCAGTTACGATGCATATGATACGGATATATTGAGCATCGATCGAAGCAATAATGATTATAGTTCCAAAGTTGTTTGGGAAGAACCTAAATCTTATAGTATTCCGAAGACAACATCTACTGCTCAAGCTCAAAAATCAGCTAAATCGTCCACTTCCATATCTTCGAATTCTTCTGGTGAAGCGCAAAAGAAATTTGGCGCGGCTAAATCAATTTCGTCGGCTCAATATTTCGGAGATAATAATAATTCT gGTGACGATAGAATGAATTTGTGCCAGTTTGAAGGTAGCACAAGTATATCATCAGCAGATTTGTTCGGCAGGCCAAGTATGGAGAATAGCGGAATTCAGGCTCCTGATTTTGACGACGTGAAAGAAAGCGTAAGATTAGGAGTAACGAAAGTCGCCGGTAAATTATCGTCGCTAGCGAACGGAGTCATGTCTTCCATTCAA gaACGGTACGGTAATTACTGA
- the Spt6 gene encoding transcription elongation factor SPT6: MDFLDNEAVESEDEEELTEGQRRKAQRLKAVESDEEDEDDEQRYEEELRDLIDDNPIEEDSDGGDSDSSTKKRKKSDDEELDDRLEDEDYDLIEENLGVKVARRKRFKRVRQFEDDDEREEGEGEDREAIANELFDGASDHEGDERPERSREEGYDEENLDEEGYTDDEDDFIVDDDGRPITAGKKKRKHIFNDAALQEAQDIFGVDFDFDDFEKYGEEYDEEDEDEDEDEYMDDDTGEPKKRKAKKAARKKPTRKSIFEIYEPSELKRGHFTDLDNQIRNNDIPERMQLRDIPVTPVADDSNELEEEANWIYRQAFCKPTVSTQDCKGGVDPRTVTKKGNPTIGKIKKALDFMRNQQFEVPFIAFYRKEYVLPELNVNDLWKVYKYDGKWCQLKARKEALLELFENMRQFQLEEYTQDINAPLPEDVRILSEEDIAAVKEVQTPEELKDVHMHFLLYYSHLIPKMQEKKRAKEREERRQARKQSRRKRANVEDDEESVIDNDNEEEPDEPEEPEPEENEAEVIKPAARSGPYATCRKAKLEGFAKRFGLKPEQFAENFRDNYQRHDVEQEEIEPIELAQEYKGPILQTSEDVLKAVKYMVATQISREPLVRKVLRDAFFERAKLNVIPTKKGIKEIDENHTCYSVKYLKGKPVRELVGVEFLKLHIAEEDKLLKITFEDDIEGLTTGSYLEEMKSLYIRDEFSSVVQEWNDLRNDIIELAYRKMLWPDIIKELKTQLLAEAKECVLKLCSQKLYNWLKVASYSVDFEEEDDDWDTSKGLRIMGLSFVPDLSQAAFACVIAPDGECTDHLRLPNLLRRKNSFREDEKMMKEADLKALRNFILTKKPHVICVGAESRDALMIIQDVKEQVALLVEDEQFPQIPVEVLDNDLAKIYANSIKGENDFRDYPILLRQAISLARRMQDPLVEFSQLCTNDDEILCLRYHALQDYVTQEDLMEAITREFVNRTNEVGVDINQVVQQVYSGNLLQYVCGLGPRKATALIKLLKQNNQRLENRTQLVTMCHMGPKIFINCAGFIKIDTNSLGDSTEAYVEVLDGSRVHPETYEWARKMAVDALEYDDEETNPAGALEEILESPDRLKDLDLDAFAEELERQGFGNKSITLYDIRAELNHRYKDLRAPYTPPNAEELFDLLTKETPESFYIGKMVLATVTGILRKRPKTEQLDQANPVRKDETGLWQCPFCLKSDFPELSEVWNHFDAGGCPGQAIGVRIRLDNGVSGCIFLKFLSDKHVNNPEERVQIGQMIHCRIMKIDVERFSIEATSKTSDLNDENNEWRPPKDGFYDFEMETNDKKIEENKKKMKTSQTYTKRVIVHPSFHNISFSKAVALMENMDQGECIIRPSSKGTDHLTVTWKVADNIYQHIDVLEKDKMNAFSLGRSLVIGTEEFEDLDEIIARYINPMAACARDLLTYKYYKDTEGGKAEIAEKVLREEQEKNPKKIHYIFSVYAKVPGAFILFYLPRKSIRLEYVTVTPDGFRFRKQIFESLNGLLKWFKEHFNDPVPRTPSAMTPHSNHSARNTPYNPQTPMLGMPHMTPVMPPPHTPHLSHTPHYGVATPYNMPPYAAAYTPGQTPYLTPYQHPSQTPRTPFHTQTPRYGQQTPAQASFMHPNMAHRTPSHHQSPLPRNTPSNPNEWGKIAAEWAKERKKD, from the exons ATGGATTTCTTGGACAACGAAGCGGTAGAAAGTGAG GACGAGGAGGAACTGACCGAGGGACAAAGAAGAAAGGCCCAACGATTGAAAGCTGTAGAAAGCGATGAAGAAGATGAAG ACGACGAACAAAGATACGAAGAAGAATTGCGAGACCTGATCGACGATAATCCTATTGAAGAAGATAGCGATGGCGGTGACTCAGATTCATCCACAAAGAAACGGAAAAAAAGCGATGATGAAGAACTTGATGATCGGCTAGAAGATGAAGATTATGATTTAATCGAGGAAAATTTGGGTGTCAAAGTTGCCCGACGT AAACGATTCAAACGTGTGCGTCAGTTCGAAGATGACGATGAACGCGAAGAAGGTGAAGGTGAAGATAGAGAGGCTATTGCAAATGAGTTATTCGATGGCGCTTCGGATCAT GAAGGAGATGAACGGCCTGAAAGATCCCGTGAGGAAGGATATGACGAAGAAAATTTAGATGAAGAAGGTTATACCGACGATGAGGATGATTTTATTGTTGACGATGATGGACGTCCTATAACTGCGGGGAAGAAGAAGCGCAAGCATATTTTCAATGATGC AGCATTGCAAGAAGCTCAAGATATTTTTGGAGTGGATTTCGATTTCGATGACTTCGAAAAATATGGCGAGGAGTATGAtgaagaagacgaagacgaagatgaagatgaataCATGGATGATGATACAGGGGAACCTAAAAA ACGCAAAGCTAAGAAAGCCGCTCGCAAGAAACCCACTCGTAAATCTATATTTGAAATTTACGAGCCCAGTGAATTGAAAAGAGGCCATTTTACAGATCTCGATAATCAG ATAAGGAATAATGATATTCCTGAAAGAATGCAGTTGCGTGATATTCCAGTTACGCCTGTAGCAGACGACTCAAACGAGTTGGAAGAAGAAGCAAATTGGATTTATCGTCAAGCTTTTTGTAAACCGACCGTCTCCACGCAA GATTGCAAAGGTGGTGTTGATCCTAGAACTGTTACAAAGAAAGGAAATCCTACTATCGGTAAAATCAAGAAAGCTTTGGATTTTATGAGAAATCAGCAATTTGAAGTTCCTTTCATTGCGTTTTATCGTAAAGAGTACGTTCTACCAGAATTGAATGTAAATGATCTGTGGAAAGTTTACAAATATGACGGCAAG TGGTGTCAATTAAAAGCTAGAAAAGAAGCATTGCtcgaattatttgaaaacatgCGTCAATTCCAACTCGAAGAATATACTCAAGACATAAATGCTCCGTTGCCTGAAGACGTTCGTATATTGTCTGAAGAAGATATAGCAGC tGTGAAGGAAGTTCAAACTCCTGAAGAGCTGAAAGATGTTCATATGCATTTTCTACTTTACTACAGTCATCTAATACCTAAAATGCAAGAAAAGAAACGAGCTAAAGAAAGAGAGGAACGGAGGCAAGCTAGAAAACAGTCGAGAAGAAAGCGTGCGAATGTTGAAGACGATGAAGAAAGCGTCATCGATAATGATAATGAAGAAGAACCCGATGAACCTGAAGAACCAGAACCCGAAGAAAATGAAGCCGAAGTCATTAAACCCGCTGCTCGTAGTGGTCCTTATGCCACTTGTAGAAAAGCTAAATTAG AGGGATTTGCTAAACGTTTTGGTTTAAAGCCAGAGCAATTCGCTGAAAATTTTAGAGATAATTATCAACGTCATGACGTAGAACAAGAAGAAATAGAGCCTATAGAACTTGCTCAAGAGTATAAAGGACC TATTCTCCAAACCTCCGAAGACGTTTTGAAAGCTGTGAAGTATATGGTGGCGACTCAGATTTCTAGAGAACCTTTAGTTCGTAAAGTACTCAGAGATGCTTTCTTTGAACGCGCCAAATTGAACGTGATACCTACGAAGAAAGGTATCAAAGAAATAGACGAAAATCATACATGCTATAG TGTCAAGTACTTGAAAGGAAAACCAGTTCGGGAATTAGTAGgcgtagaatttttgaaattacatatcGCTGAAGAagacaaattattgaaaattactttcgaAGATGACATCGAAGGCCTTACTACTGGATCTTACTTGGAAGAAATGAAATCTTTGTACATCAGA GATGAATTTAGCAGTGTCGTACAAGAATGGAACGACTTACGTAATGATATTATTGAATTAGCGTATAGAAAAATGTTATGGCCCGATATAATCAAAGAACTAAAAACACAGTTATTGGCCGAAGCTAAAGAATgcgtgttgaaattatgttctcaaaaattgtacaattggTTGAAA GTAGCGTCTTATAGCGTTGATTTTGAAGAAGAGGACGATGATTGGGACACTTCTAAAGGGTTGCGTATTATGGGCTTATCATTTGTACCAGATCTTTCTCAAGCTGCTTTTGCATGCGTGATAGCTCCTGACGGAGAGTGCACTGATCACTTACGTCTTCCGAATTTACTTCGAAGAAAGAATTCCTTTCGCGaggatgaaaaaatgatgaaagaagCCGACCTCAAAGcattgagaaattttatattAACGAAAAAACCTCACGTAATTTGTGTAGGGGCGGAATCTCGTGACGCCCTTATGATTATTCAAGATGTTAAAGAACAAGTAGCTCTGTTAGTGGAAGACGAACAATTTCCCCAGATTCCTGTTGAAGTCTTAGATAACGATTTAGCCAAAATATATGCAAATTCTATCAAAGGAGAA aatGATTTCAGAGATTATCCTATATTATTAAGACAAGCGATTTCATTAGCCCGCAGAATGCAAGATCCGCTagttgaattttctcaattgtgtacaaatgatgatgaaattttatgcttGCGGTATCATGCATTACAG GATTACGTGACCCAAGAAGATCTTATGGAAGCAATCACTCGAGAATTTGTCAACAGAACTAACGAGGTCGGAGTTGATATCAATCAAGTGGTGCAACAGGTCTACTCCGGGAATTTACTGCAATACGTTTGCGGCTTGGGTCCGCGTAAAGCAACCGCTTTGATTAAACTTCtgaaacaaaataatcaaagaTTGGAAAATCGAACGCAGTTAGTTACCATGTGTCACATGGGACcgaaaatatttataaattgcgccggttttattaaaattgacaCCAATTCATTGGGTGACAG TACTGAAGCGTACGTCGAAGTCCTAGATGGATCTCGTGTTCATCCGGAAACATACGAATGGGCACGGAAAATGGCTGTGGATGCTTTAGAATATGACGACGAAGAAACAAATCCAGCTGGCGCTTTAGAAGAAATTCTAGAGTCACCTGATCGACTGAAAGATTTAGATTTAGATGCTTTCGCGGAAGAACTCGAAAGAcag GGTTTCGGTAACAAAAGTATCACGCTGTACGATATTCGAGCCGAATTGAATCATCGGTATAAAGATTTACGAGCTCCGTATACCCCGCCTAACGCAGAAGAATTATTCGATTTACTCACCAAAGAAACACCCGAATCGTTCTATATTGGAAAAATGGTTCTTGCTACTGTAACTG GTATTCTGCGCAAAAGGCCCAAGACTGAACAATTGGATCAAGCGAATCCTGTTCGTAAAGATGAAACTGGTTTATGGCAGTGTCCTTTCTGTTTGAAAAGTGACTTCCCAGAGCTTTCAGAG GTATGGAATCATTTTGATGCCGGTGGCTGTCCTGGTCAAGCTATCGGTGTAAGAATTCGTCTGGACAATGGAGTGAGCGgatgtatatttttgaaatttctatccGACAAGCACGTGAATAATCCTGAGGAACGAGTGCAAATTGGTCAAATGATACATTGTCGAATCATGAAAATCGACGTAGAACGTTTCTCTATAGAAGCAACTTCGAAGACATCTGACTTGAATGACGAAAATAACGAATGGAG ACCGCCGAAAGATGGGTTTTACGACTTTGAAATGGAAACAAACGACAAAAAAATAGAggaaaataagaagaaaatgaaaacatcgcAAACGTATACTAAAAGAGTCATTGTTCATCCGTCATTTCATAATATCTCTTTTTCTAAAGCTGTTGCATTAATGGAAAACATGGATCAAGGAGAATGTATCATTCGACCATCCAGCAAG GGAACCGATCATTTAACCGTAACATGGAAAGTTGCGGATAACATATATCAGCATATTGACGTTTTGGAAAAAGATAAAATGAACGCCTTTTCCCTTGGACGATCTTTGGTGATAGGAACAGAAGAATTTGAAGATTTAGATGAAATTATTGCTCGATATATAAATCCAATGGCCGCTTGTGCCCGAGATTTATTAACTTACAAATACTATAAAGATACAGAAGGTGGTAAGGCTGAAATTGCCGAGAAAGTTCTTCGCGAGGAGCAAGAGAAAAATCCTAAGAAGATTCACTACATATTTTCCGTTTATGCT AAAGTGCCGGGTGCATTCATCTTGTTTTACCTACCACGAAAATCTATTAGACTTGAATATGTGACGGTAACACCTGACGGGTTCAGGTTCCGTAAACAAATATTCGAATCGCTGAATGGTTTGTTGAAATGGTTCAAAGAGCATTTCAACGATCCAGTTCCTAGAACGCCTAGCGCGATGACTCCACATTCTAACCATAGTGCGAGAAATACTCCGTACAATCCTCAGACACCTATGCTCG GAATGCCACATATGACGCCCGTTATGCCGCCTCCTCATACACCTCATCTAAGTCATACACCTCATTACGGTGTGGCTACACCTTACAATATGCCTCCTTATGCTGCC gcaTACACACCTGGGCAAACACCCTACCTTACTCCCTACCAACATCCCTCTCAAACACCAAGAACACCATTTCATACTCAGACCCCAAGATATGGTCAACAAACACCTGCCCAAGCGTCTTTCATGCATCCGAATATGGCTCATCGAACACCATCTCATCATCAATCGCCATTGCCAAG AAACACTCCGTCAAATCCCAACGAATGGGGAAAAATTGCAGCCGAGTGGGCAAAAGAAAGGAAGAAAGATTAA
- the ArfGAP3 gene encoding ADP-ribosylation factor GTPase-activating protein 2 isoform X2, translating into MALEGPSKTDIQLVFKRLRAIPTNKVCFDCNAKNPTWASVTYGVFICLDCSAVHRSLGVHLSFVRSTQLDTNWTWLQLRQMQLGGNASASSFFRQHNCTSNDAQQKYNSRAAQLYKDKLSQSATQALKTYGTQINLNESISNAPTIAPSVENAFSSNINTEKSHIIGVRSTTAKRSTLGGKKGGLGAQKVKTNFADIERDAALADQIKFSEKQESVKVEDTDNQVQSVRLAYQDLSIQQKKEEDKLKQIDPKKAEQVERLGMGFNTKSGVSHSAFNDMKTLEVDEPVKKDVYSMLDRSDEDDFFERFTSIPEIGSLLAESKSKKKSSYEKASYDAYDTDILSIDRSNNDYSSKVVWEEPKSYSIPKTTSTAQAQKSAKSSTSISSNSSGEAQKKFGAAKSISSAQYFGDNNNSGDDRMNLCQFEGSTSISSADLFGRPSMENSGIQAPDFDDVKESVRLGVTKVAGKLSSLANGVMSSIQERYGNY; encoded by the exons ATGGCTCTCGAAGGACCAAGTAAAACCGATATTCAATTGGTGTTTAAACGTCTTCGTGCTATCCCTACGAACAAG gTTTGTTTCGACTGTAATGCCAAGAACCCCACTTGGGCAAGTGTTACTTACGGCGTTTTCATTTGTCTGGATTGCTCAGCGGTACATCGCAGCTTGGGAGTACACTTATCTTTTGTACGATCTACGCAATTGGACACTAATTGGACATGGTTGCAGCTTCGACAGATGCAATTAGGTGGAAATGCCAGCGCG agttcattttttcgacAGCACAACTGTACTTCAAATGATGCCCAGCAAAAATACAATTCTAGGGCCGCTCAGTTGTACAAAGATAAATTATCTCAAAGTGCTACGCAAGCTCTCAAAACCTACGGAACTCAA ATAAACCTGAACGAATCCATTTCCAATGCTCCAACAATTGCTCCCAGTGTCGAAAATGCCTTTTCTTCGAACATCAATACTGAAAAATCCCATATAATTGGAGTGCGTTCTACAACCGCGAAAAGATCAACT CTTGGCGGTAAAAAGGGTGGTCTCGGTGcccaaaaagtgaaaactaaTTTCGCTGATATCGAAAGAGACGCCGCTCTCGcagatcaaatcaaattttcagagaaaCAAGAATCGGTCAAAGTGGAAGATACGGATAATCaa GTTCAGTCAGTGAGACTTGCGTATCAAGATTTGAgcattcaacaaaaaaaagaggaagataAACTGAAACAAATTGATCCCAAAAAAGCAGAACAGGTCGAAAGGTTGGGGATGGGATTCAATACAAAGTC CGGTGTGAGCCATTCCGCTTTTAATGATATGAAAACGTTAGAAGTTGACGAGCCTGTGAAGAAAGATGTATACAGTATGTTAGACCGTTCGGATGAAGATGACTTCTTTGAACGTTTCACCAGTATTCC AGAAATAGGATCACTGCTTGCTGAATCTAAAAGTAAGAAGAAGTCCAGTTACGAAAAGGCCAGTTACGATGCATATGATACGGATATATTGAGCATCGATCGAAGCAATAATGATTATAGTTCCAAAGTTGTTTGGGAAGAACCTAAATCTTATAGTATTCCGAAGACAACATCTACTGCTCAAGCTCAAAAATCAGCTAAATCGTCCACTTCCATATCTTCGAATTCTTCTGGTGAAGCGCAAAAGAAATTTGGCGCGGCTAAATCAATTTCGTCGGCTCAATATTTCGGAGATAATAATAATTCT gGTGACGATAGAATGAATTTGTGCCAGTTTGAAGGTAGCACAAGTATATCATCAGCAGATTTGTTCGGCAGGCCAAGTATGGAGAATAGCGGAATTCAGGCTCCTGATTTTGACGACGTGAAAGAAAGCGTAAGATTAGGAGTAACGAAAGTCGCCGGTAAATTATCGTCGCTAGCGAACGGAGTCATGTCTTCCATTCAA gaACGGTACGGTAATTACTGA